A genomic stretch from Desertifilum tharense IPPAS B-1220 includes:
- a CDS encoding DUF2294 domain-containing protein — protein MDDAQYPTRGQLERQLSQQIQAWYRTQLGHQPSKVTCQLFDEALAILLEDSLTQPEQLLANNGQEELAEQVRSNIDDVIQPRLKTLIEEIIKVEVVEILSDAKLTTGRTGMIAVLAETPKVRNPSSIPKGKLFRKE, from the coding sequence ATGGATGATGCACAATATCCAACTCGCGGTCAGCTCGAACGTCAGCTCTCTCAACAAATTCAAGCCTGGTACCGGACGCAATTGGGCCATCAACCCAGTAAAGTCACCTGCCAATTGTTTGATGAAGCTTTAGCTATTTTGTTAGAAGATTCTCTGACTCAACCCGAACAACTTTTAGCCAATAACGGTCAAGAAGAATTGGCTGAACAAGTCCGATCTAATATCGATGATGTGATTCAACCTCGCTTGAAAACCCTCATTGAGGAAATCATAAAAGTCGAAGTTGTAGAAATTTTGAGCGATGCCAAACTTACAACCGGCCGTACAGGAATGATCGCTGTTTTAGCGGAAACTCCAAAAGTGAGAAACCCATCTTCCATTCCCAAAGGAAAACTCTTCAGAAAAGAGTAA
- a CDS encoding two-component system response regulator: MDDLATFDHTNFLTHRTKPLILAVDDDEDSLLLVACAIDMFDCSAVVARDGPSALKLALSERPDLILLDILLPYLSGFDLIEQLKSNPLTTTIPIVALTALASTQDRDRLLRAGCDDYLSKPYMLDDLETVVNRYLSLPFTLF; this comes from the coding sequence ATGGATGACTTAGCCACCTTTGACCATACGAACTTTTTGACCCATCGCACCAAGCCGCTGATTTTAGCAGTTGATGACGATGAAGACAGTTTGCTGCTTGTGGCTTGCGCCATCGATATGTTCGACTGTAGCGCCGTAGTTGCTCGCGATGGGCCTTCTGCCTTGAAACTCGCCCTATCTGAGCGTCCTGACCTAATTTTATTGGATATTTTGCTGCCTTACCTGAGCGGCTTCGACCTCATTGAACAACTCAAAAGCAATCCCTTAACGACGACTATCCCCATTGTTGCACTGACGGCTCTGGCTTCAACCCAAGATCGCGATCGCCTACTACGGGCTGGCTGCGATGATTATCTCAGCAAGCCCTATATGCTAGACGACTTAGAAACCGTAGTGAATCGTTACCTCAGTTTGCCCTTTACTCTTTTCTGA
- a CDS encoding diacylglycerol/polyprenol kinase family protein, with protein sequence MSLTPVIALESAINLELQFAVVGLWLGVVFLLAAWLYRLNPTYSEAVRKVVHIGTGNVILLAWWLDIPAWVGISASIVFSAIAFLSYYFPILPGINGVGRQSWGTFFYAVSIGLLIAAFWPLQQPQFAALGILTMTWGDGLAALVGQRFGKHPYRVWGMQKSWEGSATMFGISYLVCWLIFWAVYGSLWQTWLIPVGVALVATVLEAFSKLGIDNLTVPIGSAACAFLLYNWLHFI encoded by the coding sequence TTGTCATTAACTCCTGTGATTGCGTTAGAGTCTGCGATTAACTTAGAACTTCAGTTTGCGGTTGTGGGATTGTGGTTGGGGGTGGTTTTCCTGCTAGCCGCTTGGTTGTATCGCCTCAATCCGACTTATTCAGAAGCGGTTCGCAAAGTGGTTCACATTGGGACGGGGAATGTGATTTTGCTGGCGTGGTGGCTAGATATTCCAGCTTGGGTGGGAATTTCAGCTTCTATTGTGTTTAGCGCGATCGCCTTTTTGTCCTATTATTTTCCCATTTTGCCCGGAATTAATGGCGTCGGTCGTCAAAGCTGGGGGACCTTCTTCTATGCAGTCAGCATTGGCTTGCTGATTGCTGCCTTTTGGCCGCTGCAACAACCCCAATTTGCCGCATTAGGCATTTTAACCATGACTTGGGGCGATGGTCTAGCCGCCTTAGTTGGGCAACGCTTTGGCAAGCATCCTTACCGAGTGTGGGGGATGCAAAAAAGCTGGGAAGGTAGCGCCACTATGTTTGGCATTAGCTATCTTGTTTGCTGGCTGATTTTCTGGGCGGTGTATGGCAGTCTTTGGCAAACTTGGTTAATACCTGTTGGCGTAGCTTTGGTGGCGACGGTTTTGGAAGCGTTTTCTAAATTGGGAATTGATAATTTAACCGTGCCAATTGGCAGTGCTGCCTGTGCTTTTTTACTGTATAACTGGCTACATTTTATTTAA
- a CDS encoding DUF924 family protein, with translation MSLRVQEILNFWFGSSDSPEYGKPRKVWFQKDSEFDSAIRSQFLADYEQAAKSDRLPDSPLEALALIITLDQFPRNIFRGTPQAFATDSQALQAAKYAINQEFDKDLLAVQRVFLYLPLEHSENLADQHQSVELFRQIQDDPNSADTLSYAIRHLEVIERFGRFPHRNAILGRETTPEEAEFLQQPGSSF, from the coding sequence ATGTCTTTGCGAGTCCAAGAAATTCTCAACTTTTGGTTCGGTTCGTCAGACTCGCCAGAATACGGTAAGCCTCGTAAAGTTTGGTTTCAGAAAGACTCAGAATTTGATAGCGCAATTCGCAGCCAGTTTTTAGCAGATTACGAACAAGCTGCTAAGAGCGATCGCCTTCCCGATTCTCCCTTAGAAGCCTTAGCTTTAATTATTACCCTCGATCAGTTTCCTCGCAACATCTTTCGCGGAACGCCGCAAGCCTTCGCAACCGATAGCCAAGCCTTACAAGCGGCTAAATATGCTATTAACCAGGAATTTGATAAAGACTTACTTGCAGTTCAACGCGTCTTTCTCTATCTTCCCCTCGAACATTCTGAAAATTTAGCAGATCAACATCAATCTGTAGAACTGTTTCGCCAAATTCAAGACGATCCCAATAGTGCAGATACCCTATCTTACGCGATTCGTCATTTAGAAGTGATTGAAAGATTCGGTCGCTTTCCCCATCGCAACGCAATTTTAGGTCGAGAAACCACCCCAGAGGAAGCCGAATTTCTGCAACAACCCGGTTCTTCCTTTTAG
- a CDS encoding DUF3445 domain-containing protein encodes MHFPFTSGKWQLKLGVQPLDLKDWIQIDSHFQSELDLKEQLTRSHPSEVFGSLPQSLESQRETLSLLIEHLLTHFPQIYHVQGNLIQNRLINKTWQIDDFDTNPLALAGRLVQEDFLILQPLDSQYCLTAASVCFPLRWKIAEKLGHPLAMIHQPVPQYQQKLANPVDNLFTRLSAENPVWRLNWSLVDTPELFLAKGIKKAESLPAITSENAGDRLWLRFEHQSMRRLPKTSNIVFGIHTYIEPLKILANFPEAAQGLASTVQQMPAEMQAYKSISPVRDALINYLNTL; translated from the coding sequence ATGCATTTCCCTTTTACTTCTGGAAAATGGCAACTTAAGCTTGGGGTACAACCCCTAGACTTGAAAGATTGGATTCAAATTGACTCCCATTTTCAATCAGAACTTGACTTAAAAGAACAACTGACGCGTTCTCATCCTTCAGAAGTCTTTGGCAGTTTACCCCAAAGTTTAGAGAGTCAAAGAGAAACCCTTTCTTTGTTGATCGAACATCTTTTAACCCATTTTCCGCAAATCTATCACGTTCAGGGAAATTTAATTCAAAATCGTCTCATTAATAAGACTTGGCAAATTGATGACTTTGACACAAATCCCTTAGCATTAGCAGGGCGATTGGTTCAAGAAGATTTCCTGATTTTACAACCTCTAGACTCGCAATATTGTTTAACTGCGGCGTCGGTTTGTTTTCCGCTGCGTTGGAAAATTGCTGAAAAATTAGGTCATCCTCTAGCAATGATTCATCAACCCGTACCGCAATATCAACAAAAGTTAGCCAATCCTGTTGATAATCTTTTTACTCGCTTGTCGGCTGAAAACCCTGTATGGCGCTTGAATTGGAGTCTGGTTGATACACCTGAATTATTCTTGGCAAAGGGGATAAAGAAAGCGGAAAGTTTACCGGCGATTACTTCAGAAAATGCAGGCGATCGCCTTTGGTTGCGCTTTGAACATCAGTCAATGCGTCGTTTGCCTAAAACGAGTAATATTGTGTTTGGCATTCATACTTATATTGAACCTTTGAAGATTTTAGCAAATTTTCCAGAAGCGGCTCAAGGTTTGGCGAGTACAGTTCAACAAATGCCTGCTGAAATGCAAGCTTATAAAAGTATTTCTCCCGTTCGGGATGCTTTAATTAACTATTTGAATACTCTCTAA
- a CDS encoding tetratricopeptide repeat protein — translation MRYYRWLLRVLLVGLVVLGSWVGWVGEPPALATTLTEEQWNYLDSLSRKAYQAGTEGNLDQAEQYWTELLDQMPDNAAALSNRGNIRVNQLKLKEALADHNQAVKLAPNISDPYLNRGTAYEALGEWEKAIADYNRVLEIDPNDAMAYNNRGNAQAGQGEWEGAIADYQKATELAPNFAFARANYALALYQVGEHQDALRELRNIVRKYPQFPDVRAALSAILWTDGKRGEAESNWVAVVGLDPRYKDLNWVKTIRRWPPELVAALEKFLTLQ, via the coding sequence ATGCGCTATTACCGTTGGCTGCTTCGAGTTTTGCTGGTAGGTTTGGTGGTTCTGGGGAGTTGGGTGGGATGGGTTGGCGAACCGCCAGCTTTAGCAACAACCCTGACAGAAGAACAATGGAATTATTTAGACTCGCTTTCTCGCAAGGCGTATCAGGCGGGAACGGAAGGGAATTTAGACCAAGCCGAACAGTATTGGACAGAACTTCTCGACCAAATGCCGGATAATGCGGCAGCCTTAAGCAATCGTGGCAACATCCGCGTCAATCAGCTTAAGTTAAAAGAGGCCCTAGCCGATCATAATCAGGCGGTGAAACTGGCACCCAATATCTCTGACCCCTACCTGAACCGAGGGACGGCGTATGAGGCGTTAGGAGAATGGGAAAAGGCGATCGCAGATTATAATCGGGTGCTGGAGATCGATCCAAATGATGCGATGGCCTATAATAATCGCGGCAATGCTCAGGCCGGTCAGGGAGAATGGGAAGGTGCGATCGCAGATTACCAAAAAGCTACCGAACTCGCCCCTAATTTTGCCTTCGCCCGCGCCAACTATGCTTTAGCCCTCTATCAAGTTGGAGAACATCAGGATGCTTTACGCGAACTCCGCAACATCGTTCGCAAGTATCCCCAATTCCCAGATGTTCGCGCCGCCCTTTCTGCTATCCTCTGGACGGACGGGAAACGCGGAGAAGCCGAAAGTAATTGGGTCGCCGTCGTCGGTCTCGATCCGCGCTATAAAGATTTAAACTGGGTAAAAACAATCCGTCGCTGGCCTCCTGAGTTAGTCGCCGCCTTGGAGAAGTTCCTCACTCTGCAATAA
- the ruvB gene encoding Holliday junction branch migration DNA helicase RuvB — MAIESSYKRPSSSKPPKARNAGNRYNKRPPDDGEDLLLQAEATLEETSKQEEKLRPRRIEDYIGQKDLKSVLAIAIQAAKGRKEPLDHLLLYGPPGLGKTTMSLILAEEMGVQCKITTAPALERPRDIVGLLVALQPGDVLFLDEIHRLPRISEEILYSAMEDFRLDVTVGKGNTAKTRSIPLKPFTLVGATTRIGSLTSPLRDRFGIVQRLRFYELDELTLIVQRTAEILKTDITEEGAQEVARRARGTPRIANRLLRRVRDFAQVKGISPISQAVAAEALELYEVDPCGLDWTDRLILSAMIENFKGGPVGLETLAASTGEDAQAIEDVYEPYLLQIGFIQRTSRGRIATPAAWKHLGYV; from the coding sequence ATGGCAATTGAATCTTCCTACAAACGGCCGTCTTCTTCTAAACCACCCAAGGCGAGAAATGCTGGCAATCGTTATAATAAGCGACCGCCTGATGATGGGGAAGACTTGCTGCTGCAAGCCGAAGCGACGCTAGAAGAAACCAGCAAGCAAGAGGAAAAGCTGCGGCCGCGTCGCATTGAAGATTATATTGGTCAGAAAGACTTAAAAAGCGTTTTAGCGATCGCCATTCAAGCCGCTAAAGGTCGCAAGGAACCCCTGGATCATCTCCTGCTTTACGGCCCGCCAGGGTTAGGCAAAACTACCATGTCTCTGATTCTGGCAGAAGAAATGGGGGTGCAATGCAAAATTACCACGGCCCCTGCCCTAGAACGTCCCCGCGATATCGTCGGTTTATTGGTGGCTTTGCAACCGGGAGATGTGCTATTTCTTGATGAAATTCACCGCCTTCCCCGGATCTCGGAAGAAATTCTCTATTCGGCGATGGAAGATTTTCGCCTAGATGTGACGGTGGGTAAAGGCAATACGGCTAAAACTCGCAGCATCCCCCTCAAACCCTTTACCCTAGTTGGGGCCACAACGCGGATCGGTTCTTTAACCTCGCCTCTGCGCGATCGCTTTGGCATTGTCCAACGCCTGCGCTTTTACGAACTCGACGAACTCACCCTAATTGTGCAACGCACGGCGGAAATTCTCAAAACGGATATTACGGAAGAAGGGGCGCAAGAAGTCGCCCGTCGCGCCAGAGGAACCCCCCGGATCGCAAACCGTCTCTTGCGACGCGTGCGAGATTTTGCCCAGGTGAAGGGCATTTCACCCATTTCTCAAGCAGTAGCCGCAGAAGCGTTAGAACTCTATGAGGTCGATCCTTGCGGTTTGGATTGGACCGATCGTTTAATCTTAAGCGCAATGATTGAAAACTTTAAAGGGGGGCCTGTGGGTTTAGAAACCCTGGCGGCGTCTACGGGGGAAGATGCCCAAGCCATTGAGGATGTTTACGAACCCTATTTGCTGCAAATTGGCTTTATTCAACGGACTTCGAGGGGACGGATCGCAACGCCTGCGGCTTGGAAGCATTTGGGCTATGTTTAG